A single region of the Halopiger xanaduensis SH-6 genome encodes:
- a CDS encoding DUF5518 domain-containing protein: protein MTNWRAVFVGFVVATVLGILGLALPGVGQLAAGLIGGFVAGYMAGGGIGSGFWHGLLAGALGGIIGGLLIGVAVGVAGLALGPVGGAISGTVGVGIFAFAVAVSLVMAVESAIAGAVGGALNSGADTGRSTGGQRY from the coding sequence CGACCGTCCTCGGAATCCTCGGGTTGGCCCTGCCGGGCGTCGGCCAGCTCGCCGCGGGACTGATCGGCGGCTTCGTCGCCGGCTACATGGCCGGCGGCGGCATCGGGAGCGGCTTCTGGCACGGATTGCTCGCCGGCGCGCTCGGCGGGATCATCGGCGGCCTGCTCATCGGGGTCGCGGTCGGCGTCGCCGGCCTCGCGCTCGGCCCCGTCGGCGGCGCGATCTCCGGCACCGTCGGCGTGGGCATCTTCGCGTTCGCCGTCGCCGTCTCGCTGGTCATGGCCGTCGAGAGCGCGATCGCCGGCGCCGTCGGCGGCGCGCTCAACTCGGGCGCCGACACCGGTCGCTCGACAGGCGGACAGCGGTACTAA